A stretch of the Gemmatirosa kalamazoonensis genome encodes the following:
- a CDS encoding PaaI family thioesterase produces the protein MRDLTELQHRVAAGLPAYLGIRITHVAEGELHAELTLRPELMAVNGYLHAGTVVSLADTAAGFGCVAHLPDGADNFTTIELKSNHVGTARAGTVACVARLVHGGRTTQVWDATVSHVETGKVIAHYRATQLILYPRG, from the coding sequence ATGCGCGACCTCACCGAGCTCCAGCACCGTGTCGCGGCCGGCCTGCCCGCGTACCTCGGCATCCGCATCACGCACGTGGCCGAGGGCGAGCTGCACGCCGAGCTTACGCTGCGGCCCGAGCTGATGGCGGTGAACGGCTACCTGCACGCCGGCACCGTGGTGAGCCTGGCCGACACCGCGGCGGGCTTCGGCTGCGTCGCGCACCTGCCCGACGGCGCCGACAACTTCACGACGATCGAGCTGAAGTCGAACCACGTGGGCACGGCACGCGCGGGCACCGTCGCGTGCGTGGCGCGCCTCGTCCACGGCGGCCGCACGACGCAGGTGTGGGACGCGACGGTGTCGCACGTGGAGACGGGCAAGGTGATCGCGCACTATCGCGCGACGCAGCTGATCCTGTACCCGCGCGGCTGA
- a CDS encoding glycoside hydrolase family 3 N-terminal domain-containing protein, whose protein sequence is MVRTLGVPVAARATAAALLLAGARGAAAQAPYRNAALPVEARVRDLLGRMTVEEKFWQLFMLPGSRADPTHDYSHGVFGLQDRRAADPRRDAIAYDALQHYFVDSTRLGIPMLAFEEGVHGVMRRGATVFPAAIALAATFDTARVGAVAAAIAGEARSRGIRQLLAPVINIATDVRWGRVEETYGEDPYLTSVMGRTYVRALERHGVIATPKHFVANVGAGGRDSYPIDASPRALGGLHFPPFRAAIQDAGAGSVMTAYNSVDGVPASQNGALLNGTLRRDWGFRGFVISDQSAVGGAVALHRTEASTATATRHALEAGLDVIFQSSYPEHRPYLAAVRGGTIAAAAIDSAVARVLRAKFALGLFERPYVDPDSARMPDDAARALARDAARASLVLLRNEHATLPLRPDVPDVAVVGIDASEPRLGGYTIDSARGVSILDGLRARLGDRVRYAPGPGRTSETFVVVGREAFDTLQGEYFDNIALAGTPRVVRRDAQIDFRWTFNAPAPGIANDWYSVRWTGRLRAPAGGVRRLGVEGSDGYRLWVDGALVIDDWRKQSSRATLVPAVLAAGTTHDVRLEFHEGAGNARVRLVWDAGVPNDRDARIDSAVALARRSAVAVVVAGIEEGEFRDRASLALPGRQEELIRRVAATGTPTAVVLVGGSAITMSRWIDSVGAVLMAWYPGAEGGHAVADVLLGDAAPGGRLPVTFPIAEGQLPLSYYHEPTGRGDDYVDLTGAPAFPFGFGTSYTTFAYDSLRIEPTAVPNEGRVAVSFRVRNTGRRAGDEVPQLYVRAVVSSVARPVLALQGFARVSLAAGEARTVTIPLDARALRAVDARGRWIVEPGMYRLLVGASSRDIRLRGEVQVRP, encoded by the coding sequence GTGGTCCGCACCCTCGGAGTTCCAGTCGCCGCGCGGGCGACCGCCGCGGCGCTGCTCCTCGCTGGCGCCCGCGGCGCGGCGGCGCAGGCGCCCTACCGGAACGCCGCGCTCCCCGTCGAGGCGCGCGTGCGCGACCTGCTCGGCCGCATGACCGTCGAGGAGAAGTTCTGGCAGCTGTTCATGCTCCCCGGCAGCCGCGCCGACCCGACACACGACTACTCGCACGGCGTCTTCGGCCTCCAGGACCGCCGCGCCGCCGACCCGCGGCGCGACGCGATCGCGTACGACGCGCTGCAGCACTACTTCGTCGACTCGACGCGGCTCGGCATCCCCATGCTCGCGTTCGAGGAGGGCGTGCACGGCGTGATGCGGCGCGGCGCGACGGTGTTTCCCGCGGCGATCGCGCTCGCCGCCACGTTCGACACGGCGCGCGTCGGCGCCGTCGCCGCGGCGATCGCCGGCGAGGCGCGGTCGCGCGGCATCCGGCAGCTGCTCGCGCCGGTGATCAACATCGCGACCGATGTGCGCTGGGGCCGCGTCGAGGAGACGTACGGCGAGGACCCGTATCTCACGTCCGTCATGGGGCGCACCTACGTGCGCGCGCTCGAGCGGCACGGCGTGATCGCGACGCCGAAGCACTTCGTCGCCAACGTCGGCGCGGGAGGGCGCGACAGCTATCCGATCGACGCGAGCCCGCGGGCGTTAGGCGGCCTGCACTTCCCGCCGTTCCGCGCCGCGATCCAGGACGCGGGTGCCGGCTCGGTCATGACCGCGTACAACTCGGTGGACGGCGTGCCCGCGTCGCAGAACGGCGCGCTGCTGAACGGCACGCTGCGGCGCGACTGGGGCTTCCGCGGGTTCGTGATCTCCGACCAGTCGGCGGTGGGCGGCGCGGTGGCGCTGCACCGCACGGAGGCGAGCACCGCGACCGCCACCCGGCATGCGCTCGAGGCGGGGCTCGACGTGATCTTCCAGTCGTCGTACCCGGAGCACCGCCCGTATCTCGCCGCGGTGCGCGGGGGCACGATCGCCGCCGCGGCGATCGACAGCGCGGTCGCGCGGGTGCTTCGCGCGAAATTCGCGCTCGGGCTGTTCGAGCGGCCGTACGTCGATCCGGACAGCGCGCGGATGCCCGACGACGCCGCGCGCGCGCTCGCCCGCGACGCCGCGCGCGCGTCGCTGGTGCTGCTGCGCAACGAGCACGCGACGCTGCCGCTGCGCCCCGACGTGCCTGACGTCGCGGTGGTGGGCATCGACGCGTCCGAACCGCGGCTCGGCGGCTACACGATCGACTCGGCGCGCGGGGTCTCGATCCTCGACGGGCTGCGGGCGCGGCTCGGCGATCGCGTGCGCTACGCGCCGGGGCCCGGCCGGACGAGCGAGACGTTCGTCGTGGTCGGCCGCGAGGCGTTCGACACGCTGCAGGGCGAGTACTTCGACAACATCGCGCTCGCCGGCACGCCGCGCGTCGTGCGCCGCGACGCGCAGATCGACTTCCGGTGGACGTTCAACGCGCCGGCACCGGGCATCGCGAACGACTGGTACTCGGTGCGCTGGACCGGCCGGCTGCGCGCGCCGGCCGGCGGCGTCAGGCGCCTCGGCGTCGAGGGGAGCGACGGCTACCGGCTGTGGGTCGACGGCGCGCTCGTCATCGACGACTGGCGGAAGCAGTCGTCCCGCGCGACGCTCGTGCCGGCGGTGCTCGCGGCGGGCACGACGCACGACGTGCGGCTCGAGTTCCACGAGGGCGCGGGGAACGCGCGCGTGCGGCTCGTGTGGGACGCCGGGGTGCCTAACGATCGGGACGCGCGGATCGATTCGGCCGTGGCGCTCGCGCGCCGCAGCGCGGTCGCGGTGGTGGTCGCCGGCATCGAGGAGGGCGAGTTCCGCGACCGCGCGTCGCTCGCGCTGCCCGGTCGGCAGGAGGAGCTGATCCGCCGCGTGGCGGCGACGGGGACGCCGACGGCGGTCGTGCTCGTGGGCGGAAGCGCGATCACGATGTCGCGGTGGATCGACTCGGTGGGCGCGGTGCTCATGGCGTGGTATCCCGGCGCCGAGGGCGGCCACGCCGTCGCCGACGTGCTGCTGGGGGACGCCGCGCCAGGCGGCCGGCTGCCGGTGACGTTTCCCATCGCCGAAGGGCAGCTGCCGCTCTCGTACTACCACGAGCCGACGGGACGCGGCGACGACTACGTGGATCTCACCGGCGCGCCCGCGTTCCCGTTCGGGTTCGGCACGAGCTACACGACGTTCGCGTACGACAGCCTGCGCATCGAGCCGACGGCGGTGCCTAACGAGGGACGCGTGGCGGTGTCGTTCCGCGTGCGGAACACCGGCCGGCGCGCGGGCGACGAGGTGCCGCAGCTCTACGTGCGCGCGGTGGTGTCGTCGGTCGCGCGGCCGGTGCTGGCGCTGCAGGGGTTCGCTCGGGTGTCGCTCGCGGCGGGCGAGGCGCGCACGGTCACGATCCCGCTCGACGCGCGCGCGCTGCGTGCGGTCGACGCGCGCGGGCGCTGGATCGTGGAGCCCGGGATGTACCGGCTGCTCGTCGGCGCGTCGTCGCGCGACATCCGGCTGCGCGGCGAGGTGCAGGTGCGGCCGTAG